In the genome of Rhodamnia argentea isolate NSW1041297 chromosome 3, ASM2092103v1, whole genome shotgun sequence, one region contains:
- the LOC115725884 gene encoding uncharacterized protein LOC115725884 isoform X1 has product MVGMPEKIRWVSLLLFLFAHHLPGIVAEDGMVVNGDFETRPSGGFAGEVLSDGPAAIPGWKTSGTVELVESGQKQGGMILIVPEGAHAARLGNDAEISQELAVEKGSVYSVTFSAARTCAQLESLNVSVPPAASQTIDLQTLYSVQGWDPYAWAFEALDGKVTLAFRNPGMEDDPTCGPIIDDVAIKKLFTPDRPKDNAVMNGDLEEGPWLFRNTSLGVLLPTNLDEETSSLPGWNVESNRAVRYIDSYHFSVPQGKRAVELLSGKEGIISQMVETKPEKDYTLSFALGHAGDKCKQPLAVMAFAGDQAENIHYTPNSNSTFQAASVNFTAKAERTRIAFYSVYYNTRSDDMSSLCGPVVDDVRVWFSRAGRNANAGFISAVGLGWWALLLVFA; this is encoded by the exons GCATGGTCGTGAACGGTGACTTCGAGACGCGCCCGTCGGGCGGCTTCGCGGGGGAGGTGCTGTCGGACGGGCCGGCGGCCATCCCCGGGTGGAAGACCAGCGGCACCGTCGAGCTGGTGGAGTCCGGGCAGAAGCAGGGCGGGATGATCCTCATCGTGCCGGAGGGCGCGCACGCGGCGAGGCTGGGCAACGACGCCGAGATCAGCCAGGAGCTGGCGGTGGAGAAGGGGTCGGTCTACTCGGTCACGTTCAGCGCGGCGCGCACGTGCGCGCAGCTCGAGTCGCTGAACGTGTCGGTCCCGCCGGCGGCGTCGCAGACCATCGACCTGCAGACGCTGTACAGCGTGCAGGGGTGGGACCCGTACGCCTGGGCGTTCGAGGCGCTGGACGGCAAGGTGACGCTGGCGTTCAGGAACCCCGGGATGGAGGACGACCCGACGTGCGGGCCAATCATCGACGACGTCGCGATCAAGAAGCTTTTCACTCCCGATCGGCCCAAAG ATAATGCTGTGATGAATGGTGACCTAGAAGAAGGTCCGTGGTTGTTCCGGAACACATCTCTCGGGGTGTTACTCCCCACCAACCTCGACGAGGAAACCTCATCCCTACCTGGCTGGAACGTCGAGTCCAACCGGGCAGTTCGTTACATCGACTCCTACCATTTCTCAGTCCCACAGGGCAAGCGGGCTGTCGAGCTCCTTTCAGGAAAGGAAGGCATAATCTCCCAAATGGTCGAGACGAAGCCCGAGAAAGATTACACCTTATCATTCGCCCTGGGCCATGCCGGCGACAAGTGCAAACAACCGCTTGCCGTGATGGCATTTGCTGGGGATCAAGCCGAGAACATCCATTACACCCCGAATTCGAACTCGACGTTCCAAGCTGCAAGTGTCAACTTCACAGCCAAAGCTGAGAGGACGCGAATCGCGTTCTACAGCGTGTACTACAACACGAGGAGTGACGACATGAGCTCGCTCTGCGGGCCAGTAGTTGATGATGTGCGGGTGTGGTTTTCGCGGGCCGGCAGGAATGCGAATGCAGGATTCATTTCGGCTGTCGGGCTTGGATGGTGGGCGCTTCTTCTGGTTTTTGCTTAA